The genomic region GACCACCTTCCCCTTGCCTTTACCTAATTGTTGATCCTCCTCGACCCGCTTATACTTGTCAATGTAGTCCATAAGCTAGCGTACATTATTAACcggtattttgctcattttgtgggttttgggggggtattttggtcattttttgggttttgggggtattttggttatttttagttttcaggggtactttggtcattttttgggttttgggagtactttggtcattttttgggttttggaagtatttagttcatttttagtttttgggggtactttggtcattATTTGGGTTTTGGAAGTATATTAgttcatttttaggtttcaagggtattttggtcattttttgggttttgggtgatattttggtcagttttaggtttcaggggtattttggtaattttgagattttggtggtaatttggtcaatttttgggtttaggaggtattttggtcattttttgggtttgggggtattttggtaatttttaggtttcgggagtattttggtcatttgttggattttgggggtattttggtcattttttgggtttaggaggtattttggtctttttttttgttttgggggtattttggtaattttttgggtttttggagtattttggttattttttaggttttaggggtattttggtcattttctagaaatttagattttatgttgtttatttaaattttagatgggtttAGTGAGTATTAGTGGATTTATCCATTTAGATCCATCTAATTAAATAACCAAATGGGTCtttacccatttaacccaaatattCAAATAGGTTGGGTTAAGATTTATTCAAATAAGGTGAGTAATGGGTGGGTTCATGGATATGGATaaaaattgccacccctagccGCCACTGCTTGATCTGGTATTTTCATCTCTTTCATTCATTGTGAGCGTGTGTGTTTATAGTGTTTTGATAGACTTCTATCGGTGAATCacggtgtgtgtgtgtggggggttATAGTGTTTTGATACTTTATCTTTGAGTTCTGAGTTTTGGCTAGTTGATTGTCGCTTTCTATGCATCTGTACTATTAAGTTTTTATAGTATTTGATATAAAGTattgagttatgagttttgtCTTTTGCTTTTTTGAGTCTTTGACTGAAGTGTGTGGGAGTGATTGTTGCTACGTAGGTGGGTTAGTACCTTACATGAAGAGTTgtaaagaatatataaaataatttatcaaaatgtctagcaaattcataaaaaattggtaaagagtaaaaaaaactaataaattaaagtattctaagtaataataattaaagttcacttacaacaataattaatatgttattgtattagaaaaaaaatgtgtcaaatgaatttatagtgtttttttaatagattttgtataatttatgtttcttattgACCCCTTTGAACAAAaatcctggagccgccactgctCAACCAATGTGagtgaaggagagagagagctaagaatgaaaatcaagattttAGCAATGCtatacattataaaaaatatgagtAACTTATCAACAGTAagtctttattattatttttttttataagacaacagtaagttttttttttttagcgataattacaacatgctgctaacctcGAAGCAAGTCTTTATTAATGATGATTACAAGttaattttttcatcaaaaacaaCTTTTTCATAACTCCAatgtcataactcataagtaataccaacacaagcttcAAAGTTTAATGCTGATTACCTCGTTGGAACAAAAGCAATGATAAACATAACCAGAGTCTAAAAGTTTCTCAGCGTGTTGCTTGTACAGAGAGTTTCTTTCAGATTGTCGGTATGGACCATAGTCTCCACCAACACCAGGACCTTCAAAGTATAAACACGGTATTACTAAGAGTTTATATCTTAATCAATTCATTCACTTTCTTGCTCAGAAGTAGAAGGACATCAATGTTCTACtacatataatttaatatagAAGCAGGCAAGTCAAAAACACAGATAGAATTGTATAAAAACCAAATGAAAACAAGCAATGCTAATTATGAGTAGAGAATTATCACTCAACTCCAACTCCATCTCAGTAGCCAACTgtctatcatagccaagaatgTGTGCAAgctaaacaaataaatacaattaagtcttgtgaaacaaaaaaaaaaaattacattttttcacaattattaaggtgacaagttgtgattgatgtataataaaaatggtaTTAGCATCTTATCAGGACACATGGAAACTTAACACCTCAACAAGTTACAAAACAACAACTACAACTTATTAGTTTCAGAATTTTAGGGTCATCTAATGTATTATGACATTCATAATAGAGTgactaaattttataattaccATTACTCTACTACAACCCTTAGACCCTAAACAAAATATACGACACTATGCACAAAATATATGACACGATTGATTGCGTAACAGCATAGGGTGCCTTGTACAACTTGGGCTTTTTAAGCCCAAGATGGACTTcagaatttcaaaattaacgGTAACCTTTTCTGACACCTGCCCAGCCGTCTCGTCTGCTATATAAACAAACCGAACCCCCAGAggaaacccaccaaaaaaaaactttattggCTTTCAATCATCATAATCAGAGAAGAAGATCAGATATGTCTCTCATGGGCATTACCAAAGTGGTTTACTACATGGATCCATTGATGTCAAAAAATCTGCTTCAAAAATTTCCTGACAAGTCTTCTGCTTTCGACTTCAACTACTCTCAGAGTTCTATCTGGTCCCCTTTGGTTCCTCGGCTTCACAgtgccattgatttggattttgaatACTTTGGTTTCGTGACACCAAAGAGAAAATCACTTGGCAGCAAAAGCAAGATCAAGAAAGTCACTTCTAACATCAAGAAGAAACTCAAAGTTGCTGCCAATCTTGTGAAGTCCAAGGCCAAgcacaacaacaacatcaaaaccAAGGCTTCTGACTTCTCCCCATCTCCTCTCAAACCCACAACAAAggtatttctttttctgtttgtttcttgagaaattttttattttttatttttagggttAGCAAAAAACCTGAAACTAATAAACccttttgagagaaaaaaaaaaaaaaaggaaaattaattttaatacataacaattattttggggtttttttttttttttcgtagggttttttttttttatatttttcaatctgaacaattttgaaattattaacCTGAAAGTAATAAACCCATTTGAGAGACAAAATTTAGGaattaatttttgttagggAATGATTATTTGGTCAATGAATACATTGTTTGTTTGTTGGCATTCAAACCCATTATTCTTGTTTGTTCTTGTCCTCTGTCTGAAAACAGAACAAACAAACATGCTCTATAGATTCTGTAATTCGAATATATTATGTCTACTGTTTGAATTTCTTTGGGGAAACATATAAGATTTAGAACCAGTATCCTTATTATATTTTACATTGTTTATTACAGGCTTGTTGGACTAAGGCACTGAAAGCTGGCtctaaaaatttcaagaaaacgAGGAAAGATCCCACGGCCCATGTGAAGCTCTATACCTATTTGATGAGCGAAAATATTTAAAGATTATTAATTGGTAAGTTTTCTTGTTGTGTCATTTCATTTGTAATCTGCCTACCAATTGTTTGTGAAAATACCTAACCAAAGCCTTTTTGTGTGAACTATGTGTCATTTCCTTGGTTGTTCTGTTTCCAACATGTATGGCATGTGCTTAAACTCTGCTTTATAACATTTACAGTTCCGTTAGAGTTGACCAATTGATAAGTCCTTAGGGATAATGTTTGGGTAATGAAAATTTCTGCTTTATAACATTTACAGTTCCTTTAGAGTTGACCAATTGATAAGTTGGAGTGATAAAGTGAAGCatgatgaaaaaatttaaattttatgaaaatatttatgaTCGTTAAATGAAAAACATAAACAGAAAACAAGCTGCcgtttaattattttgaaataaagaaaccaagctgatatattattattcacAGTTTTGCTTTTATAATTTCCAAGAACCATAAAATGTGGAGAAAGTAAGGAAGAAAACTATTTTGAATGTGATGCTTGTACTTGTGTTGGattctttttaaaacaatgaCAAAGCAGGACTGATCAGCTgccattttatattttaacaaGGAGAAAGCtgccatttttttttgctattactACATGAGCTTATTGAAAGCATGTCAGTTGCATGGGTTAGCATAGTTAAATATCTGGATTTGTAACTAATATCTGTTATAAGTTAGTTGCATTATTAGTTAGTTACCTCCACATCGGCATGTGCATGCTAAGAGCAGCACACAAAATTCGTTGTAATGAATCTCATTGTACTGTCTCATTTTCTTAATGAATTAAATACTTCTTTCTCTActtgttattgttttttccATTTCTCATCTTTCGTTGCTTGGTATTACCAGTTTGTGCGACAAAATATCTGCATAATTCATCTTCTGCCACTTATATTGTTGTCATGCTGCAATACTCTCTGCTATGGCTTTTTCCTGAACTAGCTTGGATTAGTCATTTTGAAATATGAACTAGCAATCTCTATAATTTGTCTTTGCCTTTCCTACTTGGCAGATGGTCTCAATGCATAAATAAGGGTTGGATTTGCTGTTGGGATTTCCGTAATTGCACATACAAGAGAGCAACATGAAAAGGCTGGTGAAGAGCAGGGTTTGAAGGAGAGTTTGATGCTCTATAACTCTTAGAGCCAATAGACTCAGCAAGCCCCataatttgacaaatttatGTGCCCCATCATTTACTGGGTTTTGCCATGTATATTATGTGTCTCAATTAGGCAATTTATATTTCGTCGTTCTTTATTTGATGTAAGACGTGTGAATTTTTTGAGTGCatagtttgtttttttgttttttttttggggtgatgtcaattttgttattttatgtaaaaacagCATC from Castanea sativa cultivar Marrone di Chiusa Pesio chromosome 11, ASM4071231v1 harbors:
- the LOC142615167 gene encoding uncharacterized protein LOC142615167, with translation MSLMGITKVVYYMDPLMSKNLLQKFPDKSSAFDFNYSQSSIWSPLVPRLHSAIDLDFEYFGFVTPKRKSLGSKSKIKKVTSNIKKKLKVAANLVKSKAKHNNNIKTKASDFSPSPLKPTTKACWTKALKAGSKNFKKTRKDPTAHVKLYTYLMSENI